Proteins encoded by one window of Micromonospora coxensis:
- a CDS encoding methyltransferase domain-containing protein, translating to MVALAQTPPSAERLRAIDGFLAESWADQARHDERLRGIAVEVRFDRGVAHLSGEVAEAADLRLVRDLVGRLAGVYGVWDRVRVAGRDPVVVDLGCGGQKQYPTNLGLDIFPAAGVDAVADLSGSLPLATDSVDALFAVHILEHLIDFLPLVDECHRVLRPGGVLHVMSPWWGHVNAVADPTHVRLLDVQTFKGICGQRPPGTPRWYPLHAGCDGASIFADLTPLPPGADPPTATHLARFFD from the coding sequence ATGGTCGCGCTGGCTCAGACGCCGCCCTCGGCCGAGCGGCTGCGGGCGATCGACGGATTCCTGGCCGAGTCCTGGGCGGACCAGGCCCGGCACGACGAGCGGCTGCGCGGGATCGCGGTCGAGGTGCGGTTCGACCGGGGGGTGGCCCACCTGAGCGGCGAGGTCGCCGAGGCGGCCGACCTGCGGCTGGTCCGGGACCTGGTGGGCCGGCTGGCCGGCGTCTACGGGGTGTGGGACCGGGTCCGGGTCGCCGGGCGGGACCCGGTGGTGGTGGACCTCGGCTGCGGCGGCCAGAAGCAGTACCCCACCAACCTGGGGCTGGACATCTTCCCCGCCGCCGGGGTGGACGCGGTGGCCGACCTCTCCGGCTCGCTGCCGCTGGCCACCGACTCGGTGGACGCGCTCTTCGCGGTGCACATCCTGGAGCATCTGATCGACTTCCTGCCGCTGGTGGACGAGTGCCACCGGGTGCTGCGGCCGGGCGGCGTGCTGCACGTGATGAGCCCCTGGTGGGGGCACGTGAACGCGGTGGCCGACCCGACCCACGTCCGGCTGCTGGACGTGCAGACCTTCAAGGGGATCTGCGGCCAGCGCCCGCCGGGCACCCCGCGCTGGTATCCGCTGCACGCCGGTTGCGACGGCGCGTCGATCTTCGCCGACCTCACTCCCCTGCCGCCGGGGGCCGACCCGCCCACCGCCACCCACCTGGCCCGCTTCTTCGACTGA
- a CDS encoding amino acid permease produces MLRTKPIKDVIAQSEADGSDGRLGLKRHLRARDLTGFGIGIVIGTGIFTLTGIEARDSAGPGVVVSFAIAGVVALLAALCYAELASSVPTAGSAYTYAYATMGEVVAWIIGWDLLLEFALGAAVVARGWSGYLAELLGLPTAWFGEEGSIVNVGAIGIVLLLGVVAIVGVRESARVTNLLVVVKVAICVFIVAAGLFFVKAANLTPFIPSSQPADAGEDGIKQPVTQALFGLEPSVFGFVGVLSAAAVVFFAYTGFEAVANLGEETRRPKRDLTLGLIGTLLISTVLYIGVSLVLVGMVPYTEIDRGAPIAAAFNAVGAGWAGVLVSIAAVAGLTSVILVDLVAMGRIGFAISRDGLIPPAVARIHPRWGTPYRISGVMTVAVALLAGFLPLSALADLVSIGALCAFVIVSIAVPILRRRRPDLERPFKVPFSPVLPLVSALACLYLMLNLSVETWIRFGVWMALGALIYLGYGYRRNRLARHEPVATEPAGEPTPTP; encoded by the coding sequence ATGCTGCGTACCAAACCGATCAAGGACGTGATAGCCCAGAGCGAGGCCGACGGCAGCGACGGCCGGCTCGGCCTCAAGCGCCACCTCAGGGCACGCGACCTGACCGGCTTCGGCATCGGCATCGTCATCGGCACCGGCATCTTCACGCTCACCGGCATCGAGGCCCGGGACAGCGCCGGGCCCGGCGTGGTGGTCTCGTTCGCCATCGCCGGCGTGGTCGCCCTGCTCGCCGCGCTCTGCTACGCCGAACTCGCCTCCAGCGTGCCGACCGCCGGCAGCGCCTACACCTACGCGTACGCGACCATGGGCGAGGTCGTCGCCTGGATCATCGGCTGGGACCTGCTGCTGGAGTTCGCGCTCGGCGCGGCGGTGGTGGCCCGCGGCTGGTCCGGCTACCTCGCCGAACTCCTCGGGCTGCCCACCGCCTGGTTCGGCGAGGAGGGCAGCATCGTCAACGTCGGCGCGATCGGCATCGTGCTGCTGCTCGGCGTCGTCGCCATCGTCGGCGTCCGCGAGTCCGCGAGGGTGACCAACCTGCTGGTCGTCGTCAAGGTCGCCATCTGCGTCTTCATCGTGGCCGCCGGCCTGTTCTTCGTGAAGGCCGCCAACCTCACCCCGTTCATCCCGTCGTCGCAGCCCGCCGACGCCGGTGAGGACGGCATCAAGCAGCCGGTCACCCAGGCGCTGTTCGGGCTGGAGCCGTCGGTCTTCGGGTTCGTCGGCGTGCTCAGCGCCGCCGCCGTGGTCTTCTTCGCGTACACCGGCTTCGAGGCGGTGGCCAACCTCGGCGAGGAGACCCGCCGCCCGAAGCGGGACCTCACCCTCGGCCTGATCGGCACCCTGCTGATCTCCACCGTGCTCTACATCGGCGTCTCGCTGGTCCTGGTCGGCATGGTGCCGTACACCGAGATCGACCGGGGCGCCCCGATCGCGGCGGCCTTCAACGCGGTCGGCGCGGGCTGGGCCGGCGTGCTCGTCTCCATCGCCGCCGTGGCCGGCCTGACCAGCGTGATCCTGGTCGACCTGGTGGCCATGGGCCGGATCGGCTTCGCCATCTCCCGGGACGGCCTGATCCCGCCGGCGGTCGCCAGGATCCACCCGCGCTGGGGGACCCCGTACCGGATCTCCGGCGTGATGACCGTGGCGGTCGCGCTGCTCGCCGGCTTCCTGCCGCTGTCGGCCCTGGCCGACCTGGTCAGCATCGGCGCGCTCTGCGCGTTCGTGATCGTCTCCATCGCGGTGCCGATCCTGCGCCGCAGGCGCCCCGACCTGGAGCGGCCGTTCAAGGTGCCGTTCTCCCCGGTGCTGCCGCTCGTCTCCGCGCTGGCCTGCCTCTACCTGATGCTCAACCTGTCGGTGGAGACCTGGATCCGGTTCGGAGTCTGGATGGCGCTCGGCGCGCTGATCTACCTCGGCTACGGGTACCGCCGCAACCGCCTGGCCCGCCACGAGCCGGTCGCGACGGAGCCGGCCGGCGAACCGACCCCCACCCCCTGA
- a CDS encoding ABC transporter substrate-binding protein produces the protein MMQNDMSRRRLLGLGVGLGAAASLTLAGCGGGSATKSGTATGNGGKDYTGPKVSLNLWNGFTGGDGDIFKKLVEQFNAEHQNIAIAVNTYRWEDYYSKLPGAVSSGSGPDIAVMHMDQLATFAARGVITELDDVAKALELSEGDFAPTVWKGGLYNDKRYGIPLDMHPLGFYYNKSVMQKAGLDPNKPPTTRDEFTAALTELKKAGVQGFWISPFQFTGGMTFYSLLHQWGGTLFDAEVAKATFNSEPAVEACTWLVDLIKQGHSPSNVGQDADYLALKGGRNAFNFNGIWQINDIAKDPAAQIGVAELPQLGTRKAAWANSHNFTIVKQRSADANKVSGAKVFINWLSEHSLDWAKGGQIPARKQVRDSAGFTAIPNVATLAPELEYAAFPPAAPGLGEVMTTFYAAFNEAALGKKSPKQALDDGVAKADKQLEDNRKKYGS, from the coding sequence ATGATGCAGAACGACATGAGCCGACGACGCCTGCTCGGTCTCGGCGTGGGCCTCGGCGCGGCCGCGTCGCTGACCCTCGCCGGCTGCGGCGGCGGCAGCGCCACCAAGTCCGGCACCGCCACCGGCAACGGCGGCAAGGACTACACCGGACCCAAGGTCTCGCTGAACCTGTGGAACGGATTCACCGGCGGCGACGGCGACATCTTCAAGAAGCTCGTCGAGCAGTTCAACGCCGAACACCAGAACATCGCGATCGCGGTGAACACGTACCGCTGGGAGGACTACTACAGCAAGCTCCCCGGCGCGGTCTCCAGCGGCTCCGGCCCGGACATCGCGGTCATGCACATGGACCAGCTCGCCACCTTCGCCGCCCGGGGCGTCATCACCGAGCTGGACGACGTGGCCAAGGCGCTGGAGCTCAGCGAGGGCGACTTCGCGCCGACCGTCTGGAAGGGCGGCCTCTACAACGACAAGCGGTACGGCATTCCGCTGGACATGCACCCGCTGGGCTTCTACTACAACAAGTCCGTGATGCAGAAGGCCGGCCTGGACCCGAACAAGCCCCCGACCACCCGGGACGAGTTCACCGCCGCGCTGACCGAGCTGAAGAAGGCCGGGGTGCAGGGCTTCTGGATCAGCCCGTTCCAGTTCACCGGCGGCATGACCTTCTACTCCCTGCTGCACCAGTGGGGCGGCACGCTCTTCGACGCCGAGGTCGCCAAGGCCACCTTCAACTCCGAGCCGGCGGTCGAGGCGTGCACCTGGCTGGTCGACCTGATCAAGCAGGGCCACTCGCCGTCGAACGTCGGCCAGGACGCCGACTACCTGGCCCTCAAGGGCGGCAGGAACGCCTTCAACTTCAACGGCATCTGGCAGATCAACGACATCGCCAAGGACCCGGCCGCGCAGATCGGCGTCGCCGAGCTGCCCCAGCTCGGCACCCGGAAGGCGGCCTGGGCCAACTCGCACAACTTCACCATCGTCAAGCAGCGCAGCGCCGACGCCAACAAGGTCTCCGGCGCGAAGGTGTTCATCAACTGGCTCAGCGAGCACTCGCTGGACTGGGCCAAGGGCGGCCAGATCCCGGCCCGTAAGCAGGTTCGGGACAGCGCCGGGTTCACGGCCATCCCGAACGTCGCCACCCTCGCCCCGGAGCTGGAGTACGCGGCGTTCCCGCCGGCCGCCCCCGGCCTCGGCGAGGTGATGACCACCTTCTACGCGGCCTTCAACGAGGCGGCGCTGGGCAAGAAGTCGCCCAAGCAGGCCCTGGACGACGGCGTGGCCAAGGCCGACAAGCAGCTGGAGGACAACCGCAAGAAGTACGGGAGCTGA
- a CDS encoding carbohydrate ABC transporter permease, whose protein sequence is MADVIEVGAARTGAPPPAGGRDRRRPTARGSRLTPYLFLAPYLLLFLAFGLLPILFGLWLSVHQWDLQLPNRPFVGLDNYRDLFDSESAIYGDWWSSVRATTIFTVFSVPLLVVVPLGLALLLTRSFPGRTFFRAVYFAPYVLGVAVIGLLWRFLLDANLGLVNRLLGLVGLPSDTPWVTDVPWAWVSLVGVTVWWTSGFNAVIYLAGLQDIPAELYEAAQMDGAGAWDRFRNVTLPGLRPVMLFVLTTTILASANVFGQSFLITQGAPGQQTRTVVWRIVDEGLRDNDAGRAAAMSILFALALMLISIVNFRFLRYRED, encoded by the coding sequence GTGGCGGACGTCATCGAGGTCGGGGCGGCGCGCACCGGCGCGCCGCCCCCGGCGGGCGGCCGGGACCGGCGGCGCCCCACGGCGCGCGGCAGCCGGCTGACTCCGTACCTCTTCCTCGCGCCGTACCTGCTGCTGTTCCTGGCGTTCGGGCTGCTGCCGATCCTCTTCGGCCTGTGGCTCAGCGTCCACCAGTGGGACCTGCAACTGCCGAACCGGCCCTTCGTCGGGCTGGACAACTACCGGGACCTGTTCGACAGCGAGTCGGCGATCTACGGCGACTGGTGGTCCAGCGTCCGGGCCACCACGATCTTCACGGTCTTCTCGGTGCCGCTGCTGGTGGTCGTCCCGCTCGGGCTGGCCCTGCTGCTGACCAGGTCGTTCCCCGGCCGGACGTTCTTCCGGGCCGTCTACTTCGCCCCGTACGTCCTCGGGGTGGCGGTGATCGGCCTGCTCTGGCGCTTCCTCCTGGACGCCAACCTGGGCCTGGTCAACCGGCTGCTCGGCCTGGTGGGGCTGCCGTCGGACACCCCGTGGGTGACCGACGTGCCGTGGGCCTGGGTGTCGCTGGTCGGGGTGACGGTGTGGTGGACCTCCGGGTTCAACGCGGTGATCTACCTGGCCGGTCTCCAGGACATCCCGGCGGAGCTGTACGAGGCGGCGCAGATGGACGGGGCGGGCGCCTGGGACCGGTTCCGCAACGTCACCCTGCCCGGGCTGCGCCCGGTCATGCTCTTCGTGCTCACCACCACGATCCTCGCCTCGGCGAACGTCTTCGGCCAGTCGTTCCTGATCACCCAGGGCGCCCCCGGGCAGCAGACCCGCACGGTGGTCTGGCGGATCGTCGACGAGGGGCTGCGGGACAACGACGCCGGCCGGGCCGCGGCCATGAGCATCCTGTTCGCGCTGGCGCTCATGCTGATCAGCATCGTCAACTTCCGGTTCCTGCGGTACCGGGAAGACTGA
- a CDS encoding glycoside hydrolase family 43 protein — MSAGQTRRRGAVAVLAVALLVAGCGDDAGDPPSSTQSEANMFSNPVIRADAPDPQILPVGDAWWLFHTNSGGRNVPVRRSADLVDWSEPVDALPELPAWADPGRTWAPEVIALGPQRYLLYYTVAGRESGRQCVGRAVASRPEGPYRDDSDRPLICQAELGGAIDASPFRDFDGSLWLLWKNDGNAIGVDTWIWSQRLSADGLRLEGEPTKLLRQTEPWEGTLIEGPFLHRQDGRLYLFYAANAYDRAEYAEGYAVCESPTGPCVKAPENPILKANEVATGPGHASMVVKDGKTWLVYHAWPPGREGSTDPGRQVWLDEVVWTDGRPVVRGPNAEPQPRP, encoded by the coding sequence ATGAGCGCCGGGCAGACCCGGCGGCGCGGCGCCGTGGCGGTCCTCGCCGTGGCGCTGCTCGTCGCCGGCTGCGGCGACGACGCCGGCGACCCTCCGTCGAGTACGCAGAGCGAGGCGAACATGTTCAGCAACCCGGTCATCCGCGCCGACGCCCCCGACCCGCAGATCCTGCCGGTGGGGGACGCGTGGTGGCTGTTCCACACCAACAGCGGCGGCCGCAACGTGCCGGTGCGCCGCTCGGCCGACCTGGTCGACTGGTCCGAGCCGGTCGACGCCCTGCCCGAGCTGCCCGCCTGGGCGGACCCGGGCAGGACCTGGGCCCCCGAGGTGATCGCCCTCGGCCCGCAGCGGTACCTGCTCTACTACACCGTCGCCGGGCGGGAGTCCGGCCGGCAGTGCGTCGGGCGGGCGGTGGCGAGCCGCCCCGAGGGGCCGTACCGGGACGACTCGGACCGACCACTGATCTGCCAGGCCGAGCTGGGCGGGGCGATCGACGCGAGCCCGTTCCGGGACTTCGACGGGAGCCTCTGGCTGCTGTGGAAGAACGACGGCAACGCCATCGGGGTGGACACCTGGATCTGGTCGCAGCGGCTCTCCGCCGACGGGCTGCGCCTGGAGGGGGAGCCGACGAAGCTGCTGCGGCAGACCGAGCCCTGGGAGGGCACCCTGATCGAGGGGCCGTTCCTGCACCGGCAGGACGGCCGGCTGTACCTCTTCTACGCGGCGAACGCCTACGACCGGGCCGAGTACGCCGAGGGCTACGCGGTCTGCGAGAGCCCGACCGGCCCCTGCGTGAAGGCGCCGGAGAACCCGATCCTCAAGGCCAACGAGGTCGCCACCGGCCCCGGCCACGCCTCGATGGTGGTCAAGGACGGCAAGACCTGGCTGGTCTACCACGCCTGGCCCCCGGGCCGGGAGGGCAGCACCGACCCGGGCCGCCAGGTCTGGCTCGACGAGGTGGTCTGGACCGACGGCAGACCGGTGGTGCGGGGCCCGAACGCGGAGCCCCAGCCCAGGCCGTGA
- a CDS encoding ABC-F family ATP-binding cassette domain-containing protein: protein MSATLIAKGLAAGHGDRLLFSDLDLVVAPGDVVGLVGVNGAGKSTLLRTLAGLQPVEQGGISLNPPSATVGYLPQEPERRPGETVRDFLARRTGVTAAQAALDAAAEALGVGAAGADDTYAEALERWLDLGGADLDERAEQVAAELGLTVDLDHLMTGLSGGQAARAGLASLLLSRYDVFLLDEPTNDLDLAGLERLEGFVTGLRAGTVLVSHDREFLTRTVTRVLELDLAQQQIRLYGGGYAAYLEEREVARRQARAEYEEYADTKAGLEARARTQRAWMEKGVRNARRKATDPDKHVKNFRGETSEKQAAKARQTERLIERLDVVEEPRKEWELRMEIAAAPRAGAVVAALRGAVVRRGGFTLGPVDLQIDWADRVAITGANGSGKSTLLAALLGRLPLDAGHASLGPGVVIGEVDQARGLFLGDQPLLDAFGAAVPELAPADVRTLLAKFGLRARHVLRPAATLSPGERTRAALALLQGRGVNLLVLDEPTNHLDLPAIEQLESALANYAGTLLLVTHDRRMLDAVSVDRRLRVDAGRVTED from the coding sequence GCCACGCTGATCGCCAAGGGTCTCGCCGCCGGCCACGGCGACCGCCTCCTCTTCTCCGACCTCGACCTGGTCGTCGCCCCCGGTGACGTGGTCGGGCTGGTCGGCGTCAACGGGGCCGGCAAGTCGACGCTGCTGCGCACCCTCGCCGGGCTCCAGCCCGTCGAGCAGGGCGGCATCTCGCTGAACCCGCCCAGCGCCACCGTCGGCTACCTCCCCCAGGAGCCGGAGCGCCGGCCCGGGGAGACGGTCCGCGACTTCCTCGCCCGACGCACCGGGGTGACCGCGGCGCAGGCGGCCCTGGACGCCGCCGCCGAGGCGCTCGGCGTGGGCGCGGCCGGCGCCGACGACACGTACGCCGAGGCGCTCGAGCGCTGGCTCGACCTCGGCGGCGCGGACCTGGACGAACGCGCCGAGCAGGTGGCCGCCGAACTGGGGCTCACCGTCGACCTGGACCACCTGATGACCGGCCTCTCCGGCGGCCAGGCGGCCCGGGCCGGGCTGGCCTCGCTGCTGCTCAGCCGGTACGACGTCTTCCTGCTCGACGAGCCCACCAACGACCTGGACCTGGCCGGCCTGGAGCGGCTGGAGGGGTTCGTCACCGGGCTGCGCGCCGGCACGGTGCTGGTCAGCCACGACCGGGAGTTCCTCACCCGCACGGTGACCCGGGTGCTGGAGCTGGACCTGGCCCAGCAGCAGATCCGGCTCTACGGCGGCGGCTACGCGGCCTACCTGGAGGAGCGGGAGGTGGCCCGCCGCCAGGCCCGCGCCGAGTACGAGGAGTACGCCGACACGAAGGCCGGGCTGGAGGCGCGGGCCCGGACCCAGCGGGCCTGGATGGAGAAGGGCGTGCGCAACGCGCGCCGCAAGGCCACCGACCCGGACAAGCACGTCAAGAACTTCCGGGGCGAGACCAGCGAGAAGCAGGCGGCGAAGGCCCGGCAGACGGAACGGCTGATCGAGCGGCTGGACGTGGTGGAGGAGCCCCGCAAGGAGTGGGAGCTGCGGATGGAGATCGCCGCGGCGCCCCGGGCCGGCGCGGTGGTGGCCGCGCTGCGCGGGGCGGTCGTCCGCCGGGGTGGCTTCACCCTCGGCCCGGTGGACCTCCAGATCGACTGGGCCGACCGGGTGGCGATCACCGGGGCGAACGGCTCCGGCAAGAGCACCCTGCTCGCCGCGCTGCTGGGCCGCCTGCCGCTCGACGCCGGGCACGCCTCGCTCGGCCCCGGGGTGGTGATCGGCGAGGTCGACCAGGCCCGTGGCCTCTTCCTCGGCGACCAGCCCCTGCTGGACGCGTTCGGCGCGGCCGTACCGGAGCTGGCCCCGGCGGACGTCCGGACGCTGCTGGCCAAGTTCGGCCTGCGCGCCAGGCACGTGCTGCGGCCGGCGGCGACCCTGTCGCCGGGTGAGCGGACCCGGGCGGCGCTGGCGCTGTTGCAGGGGCGCGGGGTCAACCTGCTGGTCCTGGACGAGCCGACGAACCACCTGGACCTGCCGGCGATCGAGCAGTTGGAGTCGGCGCTGGCGAACTACGCCGGGACGCTGCTGCTGGTCACCCACGACCGGCGGATGCTGGACGCGGTGAGCGTCGACCGGCGGCTGCGGGTGGACGCCGGGCGGGTCACCGAGGACTGA
- a CDS encoding carbohydrate ABC transporter permease: MTTLRRSARYAVLVLLALIFLTPLVWMAVTSVKTYGDAQRIPPSFLPDPFSTYAYRQVLDNASNPVLRWFLNSMLAATLHSALVLVTASMAAYALARLRFRGRGVLFALIVGTLFIPPTSLIIPNFVIADRLAWLDTLAVVVVPGAASAFGVFFLRQFFLSIPAELEEAALLDGANRWQIFTRVLLPLSKPALATLAVLSFLTNWNDFLWPIYVLFSPERLTLPAGLGLLQGSYNTDFPVIMAGAVLASVPVLILFVLAQRHIIQGVSRSGLKG; this comes from the coding sequence ATGACGACCCTGCGCCGATCCGCCCGCTACGCCGTCCTGGTGCTGCTGGCCCTGATCTTCCTGACCCCGCTGGTCTGGATGGCCGTCACCTCGGTGAAGACCTACGGCGACGCCCAGCGGATCCCGCCGAGCTTCCTGCCAGACCCGTTCTCCACGTACGCCTACCGGCAGGTGCTCGACAACGCCTCGAACCCGGTGCTGCGCTGGTTCCTCAACAGCATGCTGGCCGCCACCCTGCACTCGGCGCTGGTGCTGGTCACCGCCTCGATGGCGGCGTACGCGCTGGCCCGGTTGCGGTTCCGCGGCCGGGGGGTGCTGTTCGCGCTGATCGTGGGCACCCTGTTCATCCCGCCCACCTCGCTGATCATCCCGAACTTCGTGATCGCCGACCGGCTCGCCTGGCTGGACACCCTCGCCGTGGTCGTCGTCCCCGGGGCGGCCAGCGCCTTCGGGGTGTTCTTCCTGCGGCAGTTCTTCCTCTCCATCCCGGCGGAGCTGGAGGAGGCCGCACTGCTCGACGGGGCCAACCGCTGGCAGATCTTCACCCGGGTGCTGCTGCCGTTGTCGAAGCCCGCCCTGGCCACCCTCGCGGTGCTGTCGTTCCTGACCAACTGGAACGACTTCCTCTGGCCGATCTACGTGCTGTTCAGCCCCGAGCGGCTGACCCTGCCGGCGGGCCTCGGCCTGCTCCAGGGCTCGTACAACACCGACTTCCCGGTGATCATGGCGGGAGCGGTGCTGGCCAGCGTGCCGGTGCTGATCCTGTTCGTCCTGGCCCAGCGGCACATCATCCAGGGTGTCTCGCGCAGCGGCCTGAAGGGATGA
- the arfA gene encoding arabinosylfuranosidase ArfA: MRSAQLTIDPAFTIGPADRRIFGSFVEHMGRCVYGGVYEPGHPQADGRGLRRDVLALTRELGVSVVRYPGGNFVSGYRWEDGVGPVGDRPRRLDLAWKTIETNAFGLNEFMTWADEAGVEPMMAVNLGTRGVQEACDLLEYTNHPGGTQLSDLRRKHGVEQPYGVRLWCLGNELDGPWQVGHKTADEYGRLAAETARAMKLVDPSISLVACGSSNRQMPTFASWEATVLEHTYEHVDYISAHTYYDPSDGDRASILASAVDMDAFITDVVATADHVAARQRQRRKLKISFDEWNVWYQSRLRADLDRRGWVEAPALIEDDFTAVDAVVVGDLLITLLRHADRVGVACQAQLANVIAPIRTRTGGPAWRQSIFHPFALTARYARGTVLRTEPVSPDYDTSRYGPVPALDTVAVHDEEAGELVVFAVNRSAEDLPLALDLRGLPGLRAVEHLGLAAGDDPEAINTEAEPDRVTPRALPTPTTDGGRCSVRLPAVSWNVLRFTSRL, encoded by the coding sequence TTGCGCAGCGCTCAGCTGACCATCGACCCGGCCTTCACGATCGGCCCGGCCGACCGGCGGATCTTCGGCTCCTTCGTCGAGCACATGGGCCGCTGCGTCTACGGCGGCGTCTACGAGCCCGGCCACCCGCAGGCCGACGGACGCGGGCTGCGCCGCGACGTGCTCGCCCTGACCCGCGAGCTGGGCGTCTCGGTGGTCCGCTACCCCGGCGGCAACTTCGTCTCCGGATACCGCTGGGAGGACGGTGTCGGGCCGGTCGGCGACCGCCCGCGCCGGCTCGACCTGGCCTGGAAGACGATCGAGACGAACGCCTTCGGGTTGAACGAGTTCATGACCTGGGCCGACGAGGCCGGGGTGGAGCCGATGATGGCGGTCAACCTGGGCACCCGGGGCGTCCAGGAAGCCTGCGACCTGCTGGAGTACACCAACCACCCGGGCGGCACCCAGCTGTCCGACCTGCGCCGCAAGCACGGCGTCGAGCAGCCGTACGGGGTGCGGCTCTGGTGCCTCGGCAACGAGCTGGACGGCCCCTGGCAGGTCGGGCACAAGACCGCCGACGAGTACGGCCGGCTCGCCGCCGAGACCGCCCGCGCCATGAAGCTGGTCGACCCGTCGATCAGCCTGGTCGCGTGCGGCAGCTCCAACCGCCAGATGCCGACCTTCGCCTCCTGGGAGGCGACCGTGCTGGAGCACACCTACGAGCACGTGGACTACATCTCGGCGCACACCTACTACGACCCGTCCGACGGCGACCGGGCCAGCATCCTCGCCTCCGCCGTCGACATGGACGCCTTCATCACCGACGTGGTCGCCACCGCCGACCACGTGGCGGCCAGACAGCGGCAGCGGCGCAAGCTGAAGATCTCCTTCGACGAGTGGAACGTCTGGTACCAGTCCCGGCTCCGGGCCGACCTGGACCGACGCGGCTGGGTCGAGGCGCCCGCCCTGATCGAGGACGACTTCACCGCCGTCGACGCGGTGGTGGTCGGCGATCTCCTGATCACCCTGCTCCGGCACGCCGACCGGGTCGGCGTGGCCTGCCAGGCCCAGCTGGCGAACGTCATCGCCCCGATCCGCACCCGTACCGGCGGGCCGGCCTGGCGGCAGAGCATCTTCCACCCCTTCGCCCTCACCGCCCGGTACGCCCGCGGCACGGTGCTGCGCACCGAGCCGGTCTCGCCCGACTACGACACGTCGCGGTACGGCCCCGTCCCGGCGCTCGACACCGTAGCGGTCCACGACGAGGAGGCCGGTGAGCTGGTGGTCTTCGCGGTCAACCGGAGCGCCGAGGACCTGCCGCTGGCGCTGGACCTGCGCGGCCTGCCCGGGCTGCGCGCCGTGGAACATCTCGGCCTCGCCGCCGGGGACGACCCGGAGGCGATCAACACCGAGGCGGAGCCCGACCGGGTGACGCCCCGGGCACTGCCCACCCCCACCACCGACGGCGGCCGTTGCTCGGTACGCCTGCCCGCCGTCTCCTGGAACGTGCTGCGCTTCACCTCCCGGCTCTGA
- a CDS encoding LacI family DNA-binding transcriptional regulator, with protein sequence MRHRLKDVAERAGVSVKTVSNVVNGYVHVRPDTRARVEEAIAELNYRPNLSARNLRKGRTGVIALAVPELDIPYFAELARHVVTAAGVHGWTVLVDQTGGGPEQERVAASGIGDHMIDGLIFSPLALTADDLTGLDGIPMVLLGERVDHGPADHVAVDNVAAAREVTAHLIGLGRRRIAAIGAQRTPEGASARLRLEGYRAALAAAGIGYDESLVAPASAWHRADGAAAMRQLLASGARPDAVFCFNDTLALGALRALHEARLRVPEDVAVAGFDDIEDGRFSVPTLSTVSPDKEAIARLAVELLAGRLAGERAAPARELSAPYRLELRESTEGPADA encoded by the coding sequence GTGCGACACAGGCTCAAGGACGTGGCCGAACGGGCCGGCGTGTCGGTCAAGACCGTGTCGAACGTGGTCAACGGCTACGTGCACGTGCGACCGGACACCCGGGCCCGGGTGGAGGAGGCCATCGCCGAACTCAACTACCGGCCCAACCTGTCCGCCCGCAACCTGCGCAAGGGGCGTACCGGGGTGATCGCCCTGGCCGTGCCGGAGCTGGACATCCCGTACTTCGCGGAACTGGCCCGGCACGTGGTCACCGCCGCCGGCGTGCACGGCTGGACGGTGCTTGTCGACCAGACCGGCGGCGGCCCGGAGCAGGAACGGGTGGCCGCCTCGGGCATCGGCGACCACATGATCGACGGGCTCATCTTCAGCCCGCTGGCGCTCACCGCCGACGACCTCACCGGTCTCGACGGCATACCGATGGTGCTGCTCGGCGAGCGGGTCGACCACGGCCCCGCCGACCACGTGGCGGTCGACAACGTGGCCGCCGCCCGCGAGGTCACCGCCCACCTGATCGGCCTGGGCCGGCGCCGGATCGCCGCGATCGGCGCGCAGCGCACCCCCGAGGGGGCCAGCGCCCGGCTCCGGCTGGAGGGCTACCGGGCCGCCCTCGCCGCCGCCGGCATCGGCTACGACGAGAGCCTGGTCGCCCCGGCGTCCGCCTGGCACCGCGCCGACGGGGCCGCCGCGATGCGGCAGCTGCTCGCCTCCGGCGCCCGGCCGGACGCCGTCTTCTGCTTCAACGACACCCTCGCCCTGGGCGCGCTGCGGGCGCTGCACGAGGCGCGGCTGCGGGTCCCCGAGGACGTCGCGGTGGCCGGCTTCGACGACATCGAGGACGGGCGGTTCTCCGTTCCCACGCTGAGCACCGTCTCGCCGGACAAGGAGGCCATCGCCCGCCTCGCGGTGGAACTCCTCGCCGGCCGGCTCGCCGGTGAGCGGGCCGCCCCGGCCCGCGAGCTGTCGGCGCCGTACCGCCTCGAACTGCGCGAGTCCACCGAGGGCCCGGCCGACGCCTGA